TGGTGAGTTCTGAAATATTTACGTTAGCTATCATCAATCAGAAGATTGATATTACAGACCAAGTCTGTGTTATCAGGTATCTTGTTTGTTAGGACAACTCAAAAGATCTCAAGCTCAAACTTTAAGAGTAGATTACCCTCATACTCAAAAgcaattaatatattattttaaatgttatgcaaaaaaagaaaagcaaacaaGTTCTGTGGCACAAccagttttttatttatacaaagAATGCAGCCTTCTACTTCAGCGGGATGAACCGAGAAGAGTGTGTAGCTCCAATACCAGGGCGACCGTGCTTGACGGGCTTGTAAGTGATGGAGAACTCGCCCAAGTAGTGGCCGCACATCTCAGGCTATGGAAAAGAGAAATAGGTTAGTGTCGATATACCTTTGGTACACACAGCTTAAATCTACAGTGATGTGGTAGTTGCTGATCCTAATCGGAGGTCTGACAAgatataaagaaaaatattctATAACGACTGTGATTGGTACATTTGACTGGAGATGTCAGACCCTTGTactctagagtgtgtgtgtggcattttCTTCTATGGATCATCGCTGATCAACTTAAGATGGTCATAAGATGTCACAAACGGTCATACACAAAAGGTAAACATTATATGATAAACCCTGTTAAAGATGGCCAACATTTCTAATGCGTACATTGATCTTTAGAGCCCATTATTTGCCGCAACTCATGAATTCagatagttaccttcgcattgaaaatgccggaaggttatgttttgatcgccgtgtatttatttatttgtatgcgtgttattcgcaaaactcaaaaagtattgaaccgaatcgcatgaaatttggtgggatgattgtttattatccggggaccagttgattagattttgggatcgatcgggtcaaaggtcaaggccaaaggtcatgaacaggtcaaatcttcttgaatcacatggaatttggtgggatgattggttattatccggggaccatttgattagattttgggatcaatcgggtcaaaggtcaaggtcatggaaaggtcaacatcttttttttaccatagcacgatacatttttgtccaattggcatgcaactaatgccaaaatgttcataattcaatgcccaatcttgtgatatgcgaaggtatgcgctctaccgagtgcccgttctagttctgtaTGTATAATGATTTTCTACATTCCCCACCAATGTGAACTTTTATTGGAAACACAAGCGATATTCCTTCACAGGAGGGTCCAGATAATAATGATGGGACATCCAAGAAAGCTGGGGTTTCATAGAGAACAATCTCCCAACCACCTGACCAATAAAGCCTCACCTTGATTTCAACCTGGTTGAAAGTCTTGCCGTTGTACACTCCAACCATGGACCCGACCATCTCAGGCAAGATGACCATGTCCCTCAGATGGGTTTTCACAACCTCTGGTTTCTCCATGGGGGGAGCCTCTTTCTTTGCCCTACGCAGGCGCTTCAGGAGAGACTGCTGCTTGCGGCGCAGACCACGGTtcagcctcctcctctggcgGGCGCAgtacagctgcatcagctgctCACTACACAGGGAAAGAGGACAGCATTGTCAATCAGGTCCTTGGCCATCTTGAAATATGTGTGATGCCTTATACATGTGGAGAATAGTGTAGTGTAGGGGCAACTACATTTGAAATGGGGTCAGTCACTTAATTTAAGGTGGTGCATCAGGCTGTGGTGTAGGAATGCATTTCCTTTTTCAGTGTAATGTCTAGCCGGATTCAGCAAGCAGTTACCTTCATCAAACTCTGATCTTTGGATGTAAACATGATGGCCTGGAAAATCTTTCAATACCATTTCAGGAGCTGAGTGTGGGACTTTATCAATGGATATGAAGCTCAGCTTCACACCGATAAGCAGTTAAGTTTCCACGCAAATTCAACTTGTAAAAAGTTCTCCGGCTGACCACCACGCAGCATCAACTGCTCCACTCAGCAGGGTTTCACTTACTAGGACATGTCCAGAAGCTGGTCCAGGTCCACACCTCTGTAGGTGAACTTCCTGAAGGTACGCTTCTTCTTGATCTCGGTATCTGCCTGAAAGAGACACATCACCCCACCTTAGTATACATCTCGCAGTTACACCaacataaactgaattcaatgtCACCGATCAACATTGACAAAAGCGCGTATTAACACTCGCTCGGACCGACAGTGACATGATAATTATGTGATATTTAGTGACTGGAATAGACGTAGAACCACCGGGTTAGCTTAGCCACAGCTAAGGCTAATACAGTGCCTCCAAGCACACATTTATCCGTCA
This portion of the Pseudoliparis swirei isolate HS2019 ecotype Mariana Trench chromosome 8, NWPU_hadal_v1, whole genome shotgun sequence genome encodes:
- the rps15 gene encoding 40S ribosomal protein S15 — translated: MADTEIKKKRTFRKFTYRGVDLDQLLDMSYEQLMQLYCARQRRRLNRGLRRKQQSLLKRLRRAKKEAPPMEKPEVVKTHLRDMVILPEMVGSMVGVYNGKTFNQVEIKPEMCGHYLGEFSITYKPVKHGRPGIGATHSSRFIPLK